In the Apteryx mantelli isolate bAptMan1 chromosome 1, bAptMan1.hap1, whole genome shotgun sequence genome, one interval contains:
- the NME6 gene encoding nucleoside diphosphate kinase 6 isoform X1 — MMAAAGRAVRPLQLTLALLKPDAVAHPLVLEVSAGAARPGAGVPGGPRRRRPPSTAPLPAGRARDHPQQPFPHRARQGAPLRAGGQPPLLPGARGAILLPAAGGVHGQVPAKPAAVLGVRRELASFCSGPMWAYILAHENAILLWRSLMGPTKVFRARNSMPDSIRGAYGLTDTRNTTHGSDSPASASREIAFFFPEFNEQLWYQQDEPRLRCGQVYYNAKERVHCVFGDEETELA, encoded by the exons atgatggcggcggcggggcgtgCGGTGCGGCCGCTGCAGCTGACGTTGGCGCTGCTGAAGCCGGACGCTGTGGCGCATCCGCTGGTGCTGGAGGTgagcgccggggcggcccggcccggagcgggggtccccgggggtccccgccgccgccgcccgcccagcACTGCGCCTCTGCCCGCAGGCCGTGCACGAGACCATCCTCAGCAACCGTTTCCTCATCGTGCGCGCCAAGGAGCTCCGCTGCGGGCGGGAGGACAGCCGCCGCTTCTACCGGGAGCACGCGG GGCAATTCTTCTACCAGCGGCTGGTGGAGTTCATGGCCAGGTACCTGCCAAGCCTGCGGCTGTGCTGGGCGTGAGGAGGGAGCTCGCTTCATTTTGCAG CGGCCCCATGTGGGCTTATATCTTGGCTCATGAAAATGCTATCCTCCTGTGGAGATCCCTTATGGGACCCACCAAAGTATTCCGAGCCCGAAACAGCATGCCGGACTCCATCCGAGGAGCGTATGGCCTTACTGACACCAGGAACACCACGCATGGCTCAG ATTCACCAGCATCGGCCAGCAGAGAAATTGCCTTCTTTTTCCCAGAGTTCAACGAACAGCTCTGGTACCAGCAGGACGAGCCACGTCTGCGTTGTGGGCAGGTGTATTACAACGCAAAGGAACGTGTCCACTGTGTGTTCGGGGATGAAGAAACGGAGTTGGCCTGA
- the NME6 gene encoding nucleoside diphosphate kinase 6 isoform X2, translating into MMAAAGRAVRPLQLTLALLKPDAVAHPLVLEAVHETILSNRFLIVRAKELRCGREDSRRFYREHAGQFFYQRLVEFMASGPMWAYILAHENAILLWRSLMGPTKVFRARNSMPDSIRGAYGLTDTRNTTHGSDSPASASREIAFFFPEFNEQLWYQQDEPRLRCGQVYYNAKERVHCVFGDEETELA; encoded by the exons atgatggcggcggcggggcgtgCGGTGCGGCCGCTGCAGCTGACGTTGGCGCTGCTGAAGCCGGACGCTGTGGCGCATCCGCTGGTGCTGGAG GCCGTGCACGAGACCATCCTCAGCAACCGTTTCCTCATCGTGCGCGCCAAGGAGCTCCGCTGCGGGCGGGAGGACAGCCGCCGCTTCTACCGGGAGCACGCGG GGCAATTCTTCTACCAGCGGCTGGTGGAGTTCATGGCCAG CGGCCCCATGTGGGCTTATATCTTGGCTCATGAAAATGCTATCCTCCTGTGGAGATCCCTTATGGGACCCACCAAAGTATTCCGAGCCCGAAACAGCATGCCGGACTCCATCCGAGGAGCGTATGGCCTTACTGACACCAGGAACACCACGCATGGCTCAG ATTCACCAGCATCGGCCAGCAGAGAAATTGCCTTCTTTTTCCCAGAGTTCAACGAACAGCTCTGGTACCAGCAGGACGAGCCACGTCTGCGTTGTGGGCAGGTGTATTACAACGCAAAGGAACGTGTCCACTGTGTGTTCGGGGATGAAGAAACGGAGTTGGCCTGA